Proteins encoded by one window of Bactrocera oleae isolate idBacOlea1 chromosome 4, idBacOlea1, whole genome shotgun sequence:
- the Jheh3 gene encoding juvenile hormone epoxide hydrolase 1 — MKAIIFIVILAISGFWLYQSVNEFIKPLPRPEVSNNTYWGPGKPVNYEAPTDIIPFEIKYDQTIIDDLRTQLNRTWKFTAPLENIKFEYGFNSEALRHIVDYWRDYYLLKWRAHEDYLNSLPHFKTEIQGLKIHFIHAKPSAEAHKVKKVVPLLLLHGWPGSVREFYEFIKLLVEVSDVNDYVFEVIAPSLVGYGFSDAATRPGFDALQMATVMRNLMLRVGFDKFLIQGGDWGSIIGSAISTLFPENVLGFHSNMCMLNTPLAMIKSYIASWMPERFIPARFFYNHHFPLKDKYKFLIVESGYFHLQATKPDTIGIALEASPIALAAYIMEKFQLATGVGRNQEFNAMDKVYKLDAILDNLMIYYLTGTVTTAGRFYAENFASGSKALSLDRVPTIVPMGCARFQFDLPPAIDWALKDKFPNLVHSTYFNQGSHFAALELPGMLYINFQEFAKKVIIE, encoded by the exons ATGAAggcaattatatttattgtcaTATTGGCCATTTCGGGGTTTTGGCTTTACCAAAGCGTCAACGAATTCATTAAGCCGCTACCGAGGCCAGAAGTTAGCAATAACACTTACTGGGGACCCGGCAAACCTGTAAACTACGAAGCGCCGACAGATATTATACCTTTTGAAATCAAATACGATCAAACG ATTATAGACGATTTGCGTACGCAACTAAACCGTACGTGGAAATTCACTGCCCCattagaaaatatcaaattcGAGTACGGTTTCAATTCGGAAGCGCTCAGACATATTGTGGACTATTGGCGCGACTACTACTTGCTCAAATGGCGAGCACATGAAGATTATCTGAATTCTCTGCCGCACTTTAAAACCGAAATTCAAGG gCTGAAGATTCACTTCATACACGCAAAGCCATCGGCGGAGGCGCATAAAGTGAAGAAGGTGGTGCCGCTGTTATTGCTGCACGGTTGGCCGGGCTCTGTGCGAGAATTTTACGAGTTCATAAAGCTGTTGGTGGAGGTGTCTGATGTTAATGATTATGTGTTCGAAGTTATTGCACCCTCTCTAGTCGGTTATGGGTTTTCCGAC GCTGCCACTAGACCGGGCTTCGATGCCCTACAGATGGCTACTGTTATGCGTAATCTAATGCTACGTGTTGGTTTTGATAAATTTCTGATACAGGGTGGCGATTGGGGCTCCATCATCGGCAGCGCCATTTCCACACTTTTCCCGGAAAATGTGCTTGGTTTTCACTCTAATATGTGTATGTTGAACACACCACTAGCTATGATAAAATCGTACATTGCCAGTTGGATGCCAGAGCGTTTCATACCAGCGCGTTTCTTTTACAATCATCATTTTCCACTAAAGGATAAATATAAGTTTCTGATCGTTGAGTCCGGTTACTTCCACTTGCAAGCCACAAAACCAGACACCATTGGTATTGCACTGGAGGCTAGTCCCATTGCCTTAGCCGCATACATAATGGAAAAATTCCAATTGGCAACTGGCGTTGGACGGAATCAGGAATTCAACGCTATGGACAAAGTGTATAAATTAGATGCTATATTAGATAATCTTATGATATACTATCTCACCGGAACAGTCACGACAGCAGGTCGGTTCTACGCTGAAAATTTCGCAAGTGGCTCAAAGGCTCTGAGCCTGGATCGCGTGCCAACGATAGTTCCAATGGGTTGTGCGCGCTTTCAGTTCGACTTGCCTCCTGCCATTGACTGGGCGCTCAAAGACAAGTTTCCGAATTTGGTGCATAGTACATACTTCAACCAAGGTAGCCATTTCGCTGCCTTGGAATTGCCTGGTATGTTGTATATTAACTTCCAAGAGTTTGCGAAGAAAGTCATTATAgagtaa
- the LOC106620953 gene encoding diptericin A, protein MSVKVFILFCFLSSVLAYPANQQDQWYQPPQTQPQVNLQGGGSPKQGIDLSLDTRVPVWQSSNGRHEFDATGHYSQRYGNSPPNLGAGGIYTYRF, encoded by the exons atgtctgtgaaagtatttattttattttgctttttgagCTCAGTCCTAGCTTATCCTGCAAATCAGCAGGATCAGTGGTACCAA CCGCCCCAAACACAGCCTCAGGTCAATTTACAAGGAGGTGGTAGTCCTAAGCAAGGTATTGATTTGAGTCTAGACACGCGTGTGCCTGTCTGGCAAAGCAGTAATGGTCGACACGAATTCGATGCCACTGGACATTACTCGCAACGATATGGCAATAGCCCTCCTAATTTGGGAGCGGGCGGCATATACACTTACAGGTTTTAA
- the LOC106621134 gene encoding uncharacterized protein, translating to MKSAASFVLLLLCLCIWLIGGPRQTDAEPLFGGPGAAWPILRLEEEIPQDSLIPHRRVKRVKRGAFDRTIDPGYEYQDATERGKERFPVWDDAKGEPLVN from the exons ATGAAATCCGCTGCCAGCTTCGTGCTACTTTTGCTTTGCTTGTGCATCTGGCTTATCGGCGGGCCGAGACAAACGGACGCAGAACCACTTTTTGGTGGCCCCGGTGCTGCCTGGCCAATTCTGCGCCTGGAAGAG GAGATACCGCAGGACTCGCTCATACCTCATAGGCGTGTTAAACGCGTAAAGCGAGGTGCCTTCGATCGCACAATCGATCCGGGATATGAATATCAAGACGCCACCGAACGCGGTAAAGAGCGCTTCCCTGTTTGGGACGATGCGAAGGGAGAGCCGCTAGTGAATTAA
- the Jheh2 gene encoding juvenile hormone epoxide hydrolase 2, translating to MGTLLRITFVVLAIVVGFGVHRYQKITSSAPIPELNDAEYWGPGSAAKYKENAAIKAFDISAKPELIEDLKSQLSRPLVLPEPLEGIGFQYGFNSKYLKKVVTYWRDFYLPKWGERETFLKQFPHFETQLQGLRVHFIHVKPKSTEGKKVLPLLLIHGWPGSVREFYRLIPLLTKPNLNSEYVFEVIAPSLPGYGWSQGASKVNFGPAQVSLVLRNLMLRLGHEKFLIQGGDWGSIIGANIVTLSPQNVLGYHSNMCSAHHQMLPFYKSLRTWFPSFFINEENKNFFKPFGEELSYIIEESGYMHIQASKPDTIGSTLTQNPVGLAAYILEKFSTWTNPAYRKLEDGGLTKRFTLDELLDNVMIYYTTNSITTSQRLYSEGFNFAQMGLNLDATHITVPTGCARFIHDLFHLTDFELSLKFKNILHSSYYKEGGHFAAMEVPQTLYSDFVEFVDKVFAKPQPKQ from the exons ATGGGCACCTTGTTGCGGATTACGTTCGTGGTCCTAGCGATCGTAGTAGGCTTTGGTGTGCATAGATATCAGAAAATCACAAGTTCAGCGCCAATTCCCGAACTGAACGATGCGGAATATTGGGGACCCGGCAGCGCCGCTAAATATAAGGAGAACGCTGCCATTAAAGCTTTCGACATAAGCGCTAAACCGGAG TTAATTGAAGATCTGAAAAGTCAGCTGTCGCGCCCGCTGGTGCTACCCGAACCCCTCGAAGGCATTGGATTTCAATACGGTTTCAATTCAAAGTACTTGAAAAAGGTGGTGACATACTGGCGCGACTTTTACCTCCCCAAGTGGGGTGAGCGCGAGACTTTTCTCAAGCAATTCCCACACTTTGAAACCCAGCTTCAGGG TTTACGAGTACACTTCATCCATGTAAAGCCCAAATCCACCGAAGGTAAAAAGGTGCTGCCTTTGTTACTGATTCACGGCTGGCCAGGATCAGTGCGCGAGTTCTATAGGCTAATACCGCTGCTAACGAAACCGAACCTCAACAGTGAATATGTCTTCGAAGTGATCGCACCCAGCTTGCCCGGTTATGGTTGGTCTCAG GGAGCCTCAAAGGTTAACTTCGGTCCCGCACAGGTGTCGTTAGTGTTGCGCAATTTGATGCTTCGTTTGGGCCATGAGAAATTTCTAATACAAGGCGGTGATTGGGGCTCTATAATCGGTGCAAACATCGTTACTTTATCGCCACAGAATGTGCTCGGTTATCATTCAAATATGTGCAGTGCCCATCATCAAATGTTGCCCTTTTATAAGTCTTTGCGAACTTGGTTCCCGAGCTTCTTTattaatgaagaaaataaaaatttctttaaaccaTTCGGTGAGGAGTTAAGCTATATTATTGAGGAATCGGGATACATGCATATTCAAGCATCCAAGCCAGATACAATTGGCTCAACGCTCACCCAAAATCCTGTCGGGTTGGCCGCCTACATCTTGGAGAAATTCTCCACATGGACCAATCCTGCATATAGGAAACTTGAGGATGGTGGCCTCACCAAACGTTTCACTTTGGATGAGCTCTTGGATAATGTTATGATTTATTACACGACAAACTCGATAACTACATCACAGCGCTTGTACTCAGAAGGATTCAACTTTGCTCAGATGGGTTTGAACTTGGATGCGACGCATATAACTGTGCCCACAGGTTGTGCTCGTTTTATTCACGACTTGTTTCATTTAACAGATTTCGAGCTAagcttgaaatttaaaaatattttgcacagtAGCTACTACAAAGAAGGTGGTCATTTTGCAGCAATGGAGGTTCCGCAGACTCTTTACAGCGATTTCGTAGAATTCGTCGATAAAGTGTTCGCCAAGCCACAACCAAAGCAATAG